The Cytophagia bacterium CHB2 DNA segment TATGAAATCCGGCTAGGCGCGTTGTCGAACCAAATCCGGCTGGCCAGCGTTTTATTGTGGGAGTATGAAGCGCGCATCTTAAGCGGTGAGTTGAAGGAACTGGCGCCGTTTCTGCCGCTGTTCCACATTAAGCCCGACCCTCATCTTATTGTGGCGCAGAAAGAATTGCTCCAGCGCGTGCCCGATCCCAACGTGCGGGCAGACTTGCTTGCAACGGCAATGATCGTTGATATCCGTTCCTTCGGGGTCGAGGTCGTGAGAACCCATTTTCAGAAGGAGATTCATATGTTGAAACGAACCAGCATAGTCGAAGATTGGTTGAAGGAAAGCTTTCAAAAAGGCAAGCTCGAAGGAAAACTCTAAGGTAAGCTCGAAGGGGAACGCCAAGGCAGGCTCTCGCTTGTGCATAAAATTCTAAAACAAAAATTTGGCCGGATACCCGCAGAGCTTCAGAATCGACTGCAAAAACTGGATGACGAGGGTTTGGAGCGCTTCAGCCTGGCCTTGTTGAACATTAATACATTGAAAGAGTTGAACCTCTGGCTGCGTAATGGCGCTTCCGCATCGCATCACGGTTGATGTTTCAACAGGTATTGTCATGATCAACACAGCTCGGATCCCCGTTTCCACCAAAGGCTTTACCGACATTCACGATCTCACGCCGCGCGTGCGCGCCGCTTTGCACGAAACGAAGCTGCAAAACGGCGCGGCAACGGTATTCGTTTCCGGTTCGACGGCCGGGATCACCACAATCGAGTATGAGCCGGGCCTGCTACAAGACTTGCCCGCCGCCTTCGAAAAGCTCGCGCCTGTGAATGCGCAGTATGCACACGATAACACCTGGCACGACGGCAATGGCTATGCGCATGTGCGCGCCGCATTGCTCGGGCCGTCACTGGTTGTGCCGTTTGCCGAAGGCGAGCTGTTGCTCGGCACGTGGCAGCAAATTGTTTTGATTGATTTCGATAATCGGCCGCGGCGACGCGAAATCATTGTTCAGTTTTCCGGTGAATAAATTTCATGTTTGGCGCTGATCAACAAAACCGTTTCATTAAGATATTCTTTTTTATTTTGTGTTTTGGGGCATTCAACCTCGTTTTTGCCCAAAGCAACGACTCAACGCTTGTCTCATCTGCTGACGCCACGCCTTCTGCGCAATCCTCTCTCATCATCGAGCGCATCGAAATTGTCGGCGCGACCAAAACCAAACCGCATGTCATCCACCGCTATCTCAGTCTCAAAGCCGGCGACGCAGTCACGCCGGAAGCGATTGACCGCGATTACGAAGCTCTCTCCGCGACGCATTTTTTTAAACAAGTCGAGTTTAGTTCGAAGCCCGGTGGTGCAGCAGGCAAAGTGATCCTGGTGATCGAAGTCGTCGAACGCCGCTGGCCCTGGTTGGAATTTGCCGGCGGCTTCAGCGAGCTGGAGGGATGGTACATCGTGCCCGCCGGCGTGCGGTTCGACAATACGTTCGGCAACGGCAATATCGCCGGCGGACGCTTCATCATTGGCGACCGCACCGGCGGTTTCTATCTGCATTTTCGCCAGCCTCAAATTTTTTCTTCGAGTTTCGATTTGCAAGTCGAAGCCGGCTCGAATTCCACGGATTTCATTCATTATCTCGCCGCGCGTGAAGCCGTTCATCGTGTTGACATTGGCAGCGGACGCATTGCGTTCGTTGGCAATCGCGGGCTTGCGCGTTATTTTTCTGCCGGCTTTCGTTTCAACGTCGCCCGGCCTGAAGCCCAATATAAAATCGGCGACACCACGCGCACGGATTTCCCGCCGGAACTCGCCGGGCAATTGACCAAAAAGAGAATCAATAGCTTTTTTACCCGGCTGCAAGTCGATACCCGCGATCAAGTTTATTTTCCGCATACCGGTGTTTGGGGCGCGCTTTCGCTCGAGACCGCGAATGTCTGGACTGCGAATTCATCGTCAAGATTTGAGCGCACGGGAGATTTTCGCCGCCTAATTTTTGATGCCCGTCTTTATCAGCCGATTGGCGCAAACGTGTTCGCGGTGCGCGCGAAAGCCGGGTTGGTTTCACGCGTGGCCCCGTTTTACGAGCGCTTTTATCTCGGCGGCGCGTATTCGCTGCGCGGTTTTGCCGAGCGCGGTATGACGCCGCTGGGCTGGGGCACGGAATTGCTGCTTGCGCAAGCAGAGATGCGCTTCCCGGTTGCCGGCGATCCGCAGCAACCCTCGCTGATGGCCGCGCTTTTTTTCGATGCCGGCCGCGTTGCCTCTGCTGATTTGTCCGGCGAACAAAACCGCTTTTTCACCGCCGCCGGCGCCGGCTTTCGCGTGAAGGTTCCGATCATCGGCCTGTTACGCTGCGATTTTGCGTATCCGCTCGATCGCGACGACTTTCGTTTTCATTTCGCGTTGGGACAAACGTTTTGATGGGAGAAGCTGATTGTTCTCTCACGGCTTGGCCGTGAGATGGCATTTTTTGTTGCGTTGTAAAGGACTTGGCTTGGCCAAGTCCTATGCCGGATTGTTTTGGCCGCATTTTCAGCTTGTCAAAAATAATCGCCCAGGCGCTGATTTGAATAATCACAGTTTTAATCAGAGAATAAACAGCAACGATTGAACCGTTGCGGGAACACATAAAAAATTTGATGGGCCGCCTTCTTCACATCACGCCCGCCGTTTTCTTCGCGCTGGCAATCAGCCTCGCTGCGCAGACGCCGCGCATCGTTTCACTGTCTGCCGAACCCTTGCACGACAGCCTCGCGGTGAAAGTGCAGCTTGAGGATCTATTCCCAACCAAAATTGCCAACACCATTCGCAGCGGCTTGCCCACCGTGATCCGTTTCGATTTTCGCCTCATCGATGAATCCGGGCGCGAAGTCTTGCGTCTCACCGAAGCCATGGAAATTCTCTATGACATTTGGGCGCAACGTTTTCGCATCACGCTCGACGATCAGCAGCATTTTGCAGCTTCCTTCGAGGAGATGAAGAAGATTTGCAGTGAACTGGAACGCCACATACTTGCAGCGCCGGCCTCGTTGCGGGCGGCCTCGCCATACCGTTTGCGTCTGCAAGTCACCGTTATTCCCATCAGCAGCCGGCAAAATCATCAATGGCGCGAGCGCATCGAATCCGCTGATCTGCAAGATGAAGCAGCGGCCTCGGAAGCCGGACGCTCGGGTTTCAGCGTGAATGTGAGTCGCTTGCTTTCCTTTTTTCTCAGCGGCAAAGAACGCGTGCACGGCGCTTCGGAGTGGGCGACTTCCTCACCGTTTCAACTTCCCGCCCAACCATGAAACGGCTGCGCTCGAAATTCATTGTGATGTTCGTGCTGCTCACTTTTGTGCCGGCATGCGCGATCGCCTGGCTTGCAAAAAATTTGCTGGACAAGGCGTTGGCCATCGGCATGCAAACGGAATCCGTTGCTGGCTTGAATGCCGCCTTGCAGGCCGTGCAACAACTCACACAGCAAGAACGCGCACAACTCGCGCGCGAGATGCAACACATTTCCGTTTCAGCGCAGCAAGATATTGCGCCTGCACTGAAAGTGATGGACAAAACGCATCGAATTGTTCTATTCGATTCAGCCGGCAGTGTTCTACAATTCTGGCCGGATTCCGCGCAACAAGACTTGCCGCGTTTGCCTGCGATGCAGCTCATGCCCGGCTCGCTGATCGATGCCGGCAGCGATTCGCTGGCCATTCGGTTGGCGATTGCACTGCCGCAGCAATCAATTCTCGTGGGCGAACGGCCAGTGCCGGCCGAGTTGCGCCAGCAAACCGCCGCGATTTTGCAGGCCGCACAGTTTTACAATATCATCGATCTCGAAAAAGCGCATTTGCAGCGCAGCTTGTTGTTGGCGTTTCTGGCGATTTATGCGCCGGTGTTGCTGCTCAGTGTTGGGCTCGGGTGGTATCTCGCGCGACGCATCACTGCACCGTTGCAGGATTTGGAAGAGGGCGCGCGCCGCATTGCGCAAGGCGATTGGCAGCATCGCGTGCCGATTCGATCCCAGGATGAAATTGGCGCAGTGGGCAGCGCATTCAACACCATGGTGGATGATTTACGGCGGCAGCAGGAACAAGTGATTGCGCTGGAAAAAATGGCGGCCTGGCGCGAGATTGCGCGCGTGCTGGCGCATGAAATCAAAAATCCGCTCACGCCCATTCAGTTGATGGCGCAGCAAATGGTGGATGAGTATCGCGGCACAGACGAAAACTACCACGCGACTTTGCGCGAAAGCAGCAGCATCATCAACGACGAAATCGAAAAGCTGCGCCGCCTGGTGCGTGAATTCTCGGATTTTGCGCGCATGCCCGAGTTGCATCCCGCGCCCGCGCAGCTCAATGAGCTTGTTGCAGAGATCACCCGCCTCTACCCGCAGCGCGCAGTAAAAACGGAATTGGATCACAACCTGCCAATCGTTACCTTTGATTGGGAAGCGCTGCGCCGCGTTTTATTGAATTTGATTGAAAATGCTTTACAATCTTCGCCGCAGGCGGAAGTCATCATTTCAACGCGCCGCGACCAAAATCATGTCGAGATTAGCGTGGAAGACACCGGCGCCGGCATCTCGCCAGAAAATCTCTCGCGCATTTTCGAGCCTTATTTTTCCACTAAAAAATCCGGCATGGGCTTGGGACTGGCGATTGTGAAGCGCATTGTTGAAGAACATGGCGGCAAGATTGAGGTGACCAGCACGCCCGGTAAAGGAACGCGGTTTCAATTAAACTTGTCACGAGGGTGACATAGATCAATTGTCTATTCCGTCAAATGAATAATCTGGGGGGCAATGTATCTTATGTTGGGAGAAAAGCAGAAAACGAAAAAATATTTTCAGGCCTAGCGCTCGTGGATCATGATTCGATAGAGAGAGCCTTGCGAAAAGTCTGATGGTCTTTTTGCAGCAAATTTAGCAGAATCAACGCTGGCCCCCGAGGAGCTTGTTCTCCTTTTTCCCACCGCTGGAGAGTCGTAACACTTATCCCAAACGCGGTGGCAAAAGCATTTTGGGTAGCTCCAATTTTGACGCGAAGTTTTCTGACATCTACAGTTCGAACGTGATGAACCTTTGTGCCATTCTTTTTTCCCTCTGCAAAGGCAATGGCTTCTTCAAGCCCCTTTTTAATGCTTTCGTATACTTGGTTCATGATGTTTCTCTCTTAGTTTGTTGCCACCAAAATTTTAACCAATTTCGCAAGCTGATTGCGTTCAGCTTTACTCAAATTATCCTTCTCGCCTATTCCGTAGATTGTTAGTAAAAATAGCGGAATGTTTTCGTTATGAAAATAATAAATGACTCGTGTTCCGCCGCTCTTGCCTTTGCTTTCTCGCGCCCATCGCAACTTTCGAACCCCGCCCGTGCCTTGCATAATCACGCCTGCCTGTGGATGAATTGCGAGAAACTCAATAAGCTCATCGATTTCCTCCTCCGTGAGCAAGTGTTGAGCCCGACGCGAGAATTCGGGCAATTCCGCAATCGTCATGTACATGTCAATAG contains these protein-coding regions:
- a CDS encoding helix-turn-helix domain-containing protein, giving the protein MNQVYESIKKGLEEAIAFAEGKKNGTKVHHVRTVDVRKLRVKIGATQNAFATAFGISVTTLQRWEKGEQAPRGPALILLNLLQKDHQTFRKALSIES
- a CDS encoding HAMP domain-containing protein → MKRLRSKFIVMFVLLTFVPACAIAWLAKNLLDKALAIGMQTESVAGLNAALQAVQQLTQQERAQLAREMQHISVSAQQDIAPALKVMDKTHRIVLFDSAGSVLQFWPDSAQQDLPRLPAMQLMPGSLIDAGSDSLAIRLAIALPQQSILVGERPVPAELRQQTAAILQAAQFYNIIDLEKAHLQRSLLLAFLAIYAPVLLLSVGLGWYLARRITAPLQDLEEGARRIAQGDWQHRVPIRSQDEIGAVGSAFNTMVDDLRRQQEQVIALEKMAAWREIARVLAHEIKNPLTPIQLMAQQMVDEYRGTDENYHATLRESSSIINDEIEKLRRLVREFSDFARMPELHPAPAQLNELVAEITRLYPQRAVKTELDHNLPIVTFDWEALRRVLLNLIENALQSSPQAEVIISTRRDQNHVEISVEDTGAGISPENLSRIFEPYFSTKKSGMGLGLAIVKRIVEEHGGKIEVTSTPGKGTRFQLNLSRG
- a CDS encoding DUF4351 domain-containing protein produces the protein MHKILKQKFGRIPAELQNRLQKLDDEGLERFSLALLNINTLKELNLWLRNGASASHHG
- a CDS encoding addiction module toxin RelE — translated: MYMTIAELPEFSRRAQHLLTEEEIDELIEFLAIHPQAGVIMQGTGGVRKLRWARESKGKSGGTRVIYYFHNENIPLFLLTIYGIGEKDNLSKAERNQLAKLVKILVATN
- a CDS encoding YjbQ family protein, producing MINTARIPVSTKGFTDIHDLTPRVRAALHETKLQNGAATVFVSGSTAGITTIEYEPGLLQDLPAAFEKLAPVNAQYAHDNTWHDGNGYAHVRAALLGPSLVVPFAEGELLLGTWQQIVLIDFDNRPRRREIIVQFSGE
- a CDS encoding DUF4390 domain-containing protein — protein: MGRLLHITPAVFFALAISLAAQTPRIVSLSAEPLHDSLAVKVQLEDLFPTKIANTIRSGLPTVIRFDFRLIDESGREVLRLTEAMEILYDIWAQRFRITLDDQQHFAASFEEMKKICSELERHILAAPASLRAASPYRLRLQVTVIPISSRQNHQWRERIESADLQDEAAASEAGRSGFSVNVSRLLSFFLSGKERVHGASEWATSSPFQLPAQP